One segment of Triticum aestivum cultivar Chinese Spring chromosome 2A, IWGSC CS RefSeq v2.1, whole genome shotgun sequence DNA contains the following:
- the LOC123185477 gene encoding uncharacterized protein, with translation MAAAPMEWMMLEPFVFRRDGDSSFPDDRTAPFRAEGISSHGGPFTVAFRVVAPPAISRLYLQWPGGPKEGSSCDIVAAHRNLLLFRLTSNPVKGKDEESLIWPQECFMCQGSPQQHTLQLHRIPMFTQRSLHPRSVGILCHPEGKFIMAQLRLSESRLPAKMEAELCLLRSNEWELLRNLQIKYEAHELSDLIHWRTDRVIPFENNLCWVSYFSGGTLFCDVSEKKPKISYHRLPIHDRCRGADLHRLRDMNCSLCTTDSGGKLMFVNVAPEDHEIVGPMLPGTDSVVTCHTLRTQDMVWEEMFVVTSHEIWGSNASLSYNALMFPLVSVAKSNELYFLLPEKGERAIDKVSVIGVDTITKHTEIHQYIKGEEDLGGEDDDMVRRKSHLLHPFVPSEFPKFFWPHQVC, from the exons ATGGCCGCAGCCCCCatggagtggatgatgctcgagCCCTTCGTGTTCCGCAGGGACGGAGATTCTTCCTTCCCGGACGACCGGACCGCGCCCTTCAGGGCCGAAGGCATCAGCTCCCACGGTGGCCCCTTCACCGTCGCCTTCCGCGTCGTCGCCCCCCCGGCCATCTCCCGCCTCTACCTGCAGTGGCCGGGCGGCCCAAAGGAAGGCTCTTCGTGCGATATTGTGGCGGCGCACCGCAACCTCCTCCTCTTCAGGCTCACCTCCAACCCTGTCAAGGGGAAGGATGAGGAGTCCCTGATTTGGCCGCAGGAGTGCTTCATGTGCCAAGGATCGCCGCAGCAGCACACGCTGCAGCTCCACCGGATCCCCATGTTCACCCAGCGCTCTTTGCATCCTCGCTCTGTCGGCATCTTGTGCCACCCTGAAGGAAAATTCATCATGGCGCAGCTGCGCCTAAGTGAATCCCGTTTGCCGGCGAAGATGGAAGCTGAGCTGTGCCTTCTACGCTCCAACGAGTGGGAGCTGCTGCGGAATCTACAGATAAAGTACGAGGCCCATGAATTATCTGACTTGATCCATTGGAGAACCGACAGAGTGATCCCTTTCGAAAACAATCTGTGCTGGGTCAGTTACTTCAGTGGAGGCACCCTGTTCTGTGACGTATCTGAAAAAAAGCCTAAAATCTCCTACCATCGGCTGCCTATTCATGACCGATGTCGCGGTGCAGATCTACACCGATTGCGTGATATGAACTGCTCTTTGTGCACCACCGATTCTGGCGGTAAGCTCATGTTCGTCAATGTTGCCCCGGAGGATCATGAGATAGTTGGCCCAATGCTTCCTGGTACGGATTCTGTTGTCACCTGCCATACATTGAGGACACAAGACATGGTGTGGGAAGAGATGTTCGTCGTCACATCTCATGAAATATGGGGTTCCAATGCCTCTCTCTCATACAATGCTCTGATGTTTCCTCTTGTGAGTGTGGCCAAGTCAAATGAGCTATACTTTCTATTGCCTGAGAAAGGGGAGCGTGCAATTGACAAGGTTTCGGTGATTGGTGTTGATACTATTACCAAGCATACGGAGATTCATCAGTACATTAAAGGAGAGGAAGACCTCGGGGGTGAAGATGATGACATGGTTAGGCGAAAGTCCCATCTTCTCCATCCCTTTGTTCCCTCCGAGTTTCCAAAGTTTTTCTGGCCTCACCAG GTGTGTTGA
- the LOC123185478 gene encoding succinate dehydrogenase subunit 5, mitochondrial-like codes for MAAALRSSSAAAVHRFLRISPSTLSTLPYASRPAAVPPFSPSIAAISGGNNAFSWNFRRLLSSNEKHMSAMSDPQIESAVKDLMAASWSELPHSLVEEAKKAVSKSTDDAAGQEALKNVFRAAEACEEFGGVLVTLRMALDDLCGLTGENVGPLPGYVEDAVKSTFNRYMTYLESFGPDEHFLRKKVENELGTKMIHLKMRCSGIGSEWGKITLIGTSGISGSYVELRA; via the exons ATGGCCGCCGCCCTCCGCTCCTCTTCCGCTGCCGCCGTGCACCGCTTCCTCCGCATCTCGCCGTCCACCTTGTCAACGCTCCCGTACGCCTCACGTCCTGCTGCGGTGCCGCCTTTCTCTCCCTCGATCGCCGCCATCTCAG GTGGCAACAATGCTTTCTCATGGAACTTCAGGCGCTTGCTCAGTTCAAATGAAAAACATATGTCTGCAATGTCTGACCCACAAATTGAATCTGCTGTTAAGGATTTGATGGCTGCGAGCTGGAGTGAACTTCCACATTCTCTTGTAGAGGAAGCAAAGAAAGCAGTATCCAAATCCACTGATGATGCGGCGGGTCAAGAGGCTTTGAAAAATGTATTTCGTGCAGctgaggcatgtgaagaatttggtgGAGTTTTAGTTACCCTAAGAATGGCTCTTGATGATCTTTGTGGTCTAACAGGCGAG AACGTGGGCCCTTtgcctggttatgttgaagatgcTGTTAAGTCCACATTTAATAGGTACATGACATATCTAGAATCCTTTGGGCCTGACGAACATTTTCTACGAAAGAAGGTGGAAAATGAGTTGGGTACCAAAATGATTCACCTTAAAATGAGATGCAGTGGCATAGGATCCGAGTGGGGAAAG ATCACCTTGATAGGCACCTCAGGGATCTCTGGGTCCTATGTTGAGCTAAGGGCGTGA
- the LOC123185479 gene encoding uncharacterized protein, with product MGRTSGRRTTLLPPQLRWYVLPLLLLILLAMASSSSCEASRGMQPFRGRPLERGAANHFFGFLPRGSVTPSGPSRKHNAVGLDSQLEKP from the coding sequence ATGGGGCGAACGAGCGGCAGGCGGACGACTCTTCTACCGCCGCAGCTCCGGTGGTACGTCCTGCCCctgctcctcctcatcctcctcgccATGGCGTCGAGCTCCAGCTGCGAGGCCTCGAGAGGCATGCAGCCCTTCAGGGGCCGGCCGCTGGAGCGAGGGGCGGCCAACCATTTCTTCGGGTTCCTGCCGAGGGGCTCGGTGACGCCGTCGGGGCCGTCGCGGAAGCACAACGCCGTCGGCCTCGACAGCCAGCTGGAGAAGCCGTGA